The following proteins are co-located in the Dyadobacter chenwenxiniae genome:
- a CDS encoding type II toxin-antitoxin system RelE/ParE family toxin, translating into MSYEIKWTPLAKDNYSETVSYIYDTWGEVSAEKFTDDLEASLKNRERFHFLGKPYALLPSVRELVLGKHQSLFYTVFENSVLILNLIDSRRKV; encoded by the coding sequence GTGTCTTACGAGATAAAATGGACTCCGCTCGCAAAGGATAATTACTCTGAAACGGTATCCTACATTTATGATACCTGGGGAGAAGTAAGTGCTGAAAAATTTACAGATGATTTGGAAGCCAGTTTGAAAAACCGGGAACGTTTTCATTTTTTAGGTAAACCTTACGCCTTATTGCCATCTGTTCGCGAGTTGGTATTAGGCAAGCACCAAAGCTTGTTTTATACTGTATTTGAAAATAGTGTTTTGATCCTTAACCTGATCGATTCGAGAAGGAAGGTTTAA